In Cyclopterus lumpus isolate fCycLum1 chromosome 17, fCycLum1.pri, whole genome shotgun sequence, a genomic segment contains:
- the LOC117746582 gene encoding zinc finger protein 664-like, with translation METDADAPGLQIKVEPDDVDIRSFTVLKKLSIKLTDCRLWLDGRDFLSLDEHPQLRQQRLTIAGRKMVYCSECNKGFYKEAHMEAHLRTHRGQKPNECWQCGKTYPTLMSLVVHQQIHDRREPYRCSYCEKTFALKRDWKTHHRTHSGTKPFKCWFCGDGFSEQDQLSEHLEVHKGEKCYHCKACNKMFVSYQGFNFHRKSHKNQKLLPCLKCKKTFSNPQSLKLHQVTHSDRKPHKCPTCSKGFKLLSGMRVHQRTHEDLKDYHCTECAKCFSSLQGLKLHNRTHTGLKPYKCTECGKRFTQSPHLRSHMVTHTGERPFLCTTCGKRFTQSSHLRSHITLFHVGEKPFACADCGKSFTIAHYLKMHRLSHTKEKLYQCSYCQKAFSYHNSWRAHERIHTGERPFGCRDCGQSFITSGSLLSHQRTKHTGEKSHYCITCGEFFFTSSLLRVHQLDHTGERPHACNCGKTFKTKGVLRYHLKRFIGHQPAQ, from the exons ATGGAGACCGACGCGGATGCTCCG GGCCTTCAGATCAAAGTGGAACCCGATGACGTGGACATCCGGTCGTTTACCGTCCTCAAGAAGCTGTCCATCAAACTGACCGACTGCAGGCTGTGGCTGGATGGGCGGGACTTCCTGTCTCTTG ACGAGCACCCTCAGCTGCGTCAGCAGAGGCTGACCATCGCAGGCAGAAAGATGGTCTACTGCTCCGAGTGTAACAAGGGCTTCTACAAGGAGGCTCACATGGAGGCTCACCTGAGAACCCACCGAGGGCAGAAACCCAACGAGTGCTGGCAATGCGGGAAGACCTACCCGACCCTGATGAGCCTCGTGGTCCACCAGCAGATCCACGACCGCAGGGAGCCCTACCGGTGCTCGTACTGCGAGAAGACCTTTGCTCTTAAGAGGGACTGGAAGACGCACCACCGGACGCACTCCGGGACCAAACCCTTCAAGTGCTGGTTCTGCGGGGACGGCTTCAGTGAGCAGGACCAGCTCAGCGAGCATCTGGAGGTGCACAAAGGAGAGAAGTGCTACCACTGCAAAGCCTGCAACAAGATGTTCGTTTCCTACCAGGGCTTCAACTTCCATCGCAAGTCGCACAAGAACCAGAAGCTGCTGCCCTGCCTGAAGTGTAAGAAGACCTTCAGTAACCCTCAGAGCCTGAAGCTCCACCAGGTGACTCACTCTGACAGGAAGCCACATAAATGCCCCACCTGTAGCAAAGGCTTCAAGCTGCTGAGCGGCATGCGCGTCCACCAGAGGACCCACGAGGACCTGAAGGACTACCACTGCACAGAGTGCGCCAAGTGTTTCTCCAGCCTGCAGGGTCTGAAGCTGCACAACCGCACCCACACCGGCCTGAAGCCCTACAAGTGCACCGAGTGCGGGAAGAGGTTCACCCAGTCTCCCCACCTGAGGTCTCACATGGTCACACACACCGGAGAGCGACCGTTCCTCTGCACCACCTGCGGGAAGAGGTTCACCCAGTCGTCCCACCTGAGGTCTCACATCACGCTGTTCCACGTGGGCGAGAAGCCCTTCGCTTGCGCCGACTGCGGGAAGAGCTTCACCATCGCCCACTACCTGAAGATGCACCGGCTGAGCCACACCAAGGAGAAGCTGTACCAGTGTTCGTACTGCCAGAAGGCCTTCTCCTACCACAACTCCTGGAGGGCCCACGAGAGGATCCACACCGGCGAGCGTCCGTTCGGCTGCCGGGACTGCGGCCAGAGCTTCATCACGTCGGGCTCGCTGCTGAGTCACCAGAGGACCAAACACACCGGAGAGAAGAGCCACTACTGCATCACCTGCGGGGAGTTCTTCTTCACCAGCTCGCTGCTGCGGGTCCATCAGCTGGACCACACCGGCGAGCGGCCGCACGCCTGCAACTGCGGCAAGACCTTTAAAACCAAAGGAGTGCTGCGGTACCACCTGAAGAGGTTCATCGGCCACCAGCCGGCCCAGTGA